GTTGCAAGCAGGATGTCCTGTCCCTCCACGCCCAAAAGTTCGAAGAGGTCTGTGAGCCCCCGCGTGTCAGGCCGATCCATCGAGAAGTTTTCAGTCACCCGGATGTTGTCGTTCGCGGCCTTATACGAAAGGGCCGATCGCCGGGCCAGGCGCTTCTCTTTCTGGTTTAGATCGTGGGCGTAATCACGAGGCCGAGCCCCGTGGGCCCGTCCTCCGCCCCGGCGGATGGGCGACTGCGCATCGCCAACCCGGGCGTTCCCTGTTCCCTTCTGGCGATAGAGCTTTCGACCAGATCCTCGCACTTCGCCCCGCTCTTTGGTCTTGCTGGTGCCCTGTCGCTGATGGGCCTGAATGCGCTTCACGTCCAGCCAAATGATGTGATCATTCGGCTCAATGTCGAAGACCGTCGGGTCGAGGTCGGCGGTTTCTCCCGACTCTACCCCGTCTTCTTGGTAGATCTCAACGTCCATGGGTTCGTGGCCTCAACAGTTTGCAGTGCATCGATGCGGAAACTGGAACGGATGTCCAGAATTCCACGACTTCTATTTCTTGTACAGCTCTACGTATTCGCTCTTAGGTCCCGGCACGGAGCCGTTGATGAGGATGGCGTTCTGGTCCCCAAGTATCCGGACCACGCGGAGATTTTGAACCTTGGCGCGCTCACTTCCGGTCTGGCCCGCCATGCGCACACCTTTGAAGACGCGCGAGGGATCCGCCGAGGCACCGA
This is a stretch of genomic DNA from Salinibacter grassmerensis. It encodes these proteins:
- the rplD gene encoding 50S ribosomal protein L4; protein product: MDVEIYQEDGVESGETADLDPTVFDIEPNDHIIWLDVKRIQAHQRQGTSKTKERGEVRGSGRKLYRQKGTGNARVGDAQSPIRRGGGRAHGARPRDYAHDLNQKEKRLARRSALSYKAANDNIRVTENFSMDRPDTRGLTDLFELLGVEGQDILLATTEVEREIYLSSQNLPDVNVQEVQSINTVDILDADVVLLQEGALDWLTGVLSTEEAVPA